In the genome of Dunckerocampus dactyliophorus isolate RoL2022-P2 chromosome 6, RoL_Ddac_1.1, whole genome shotgun sequence, one region contains:
- the ptp4a1 gene encoding protein tyrosine phosphatase type IVA 1 produces MARMNRPAPVEITYKNMRFLITHNPTNATLNKFIEELKKYGVTTAVRVCEATYDTTMVVKEGIQVLDWPFDDGAPPSTQIVDDWLNLLKLKFREEPGCCIAVHCVAGLGRAPVLVALALIECGMKYEDAVQFIRQKRRGAFNSKQLFYLEKYRPKMRLRFKDSNSHRNNCCIQ; encoded by the exons ATGGCGCGCATGAATAGGCCCGCGCCCGTGGAAATCACCTACAAAAACATGAGGTTCCTCATCACCCACAACCCCACCAACGCCACCCTCAACAAGTTCATCGAG GAGCTGAAGAAGTACGGTGTGACGACGGCAGTGAGAGTGTGCGAGGCGACCTATGACACGACCATGGTGGTCAAGGAGGGCATTCAAGTCCTG GATTGGCCGTTTGACGATGGAGCGCCTCCGTCCACCCAAATTGTTGATGATTGGCTCAACCTGCTCAAGCTGAAATTCAGAGAAGAGCCTGGCTGCTGCATCGCAGTGCACTGTGTGGCCGGCCTCGGCAG AGCTCCCGTCCTGGTCGCCCTCGCCCTCATTGAATGTGGCATGAAATATGAAGATGCTGTCCAGTTCATTCGCCA GAAGCGTCGAGGAGCGTTCAACAGCAAGCAGCTCTTCTACCTGGAGAAGTATCGTCCAAAGATGCGTCTGCGCTTCAAAGACTCCAACAGCCATCGCAACAACTGCTGCATTCAGTAG